The Accipiter gentilis chromosome 9, bAccGen1.1, whole genome shotgun sequence genome includes a region encoding these proteins:
- the LOC126042436 gene encoding macrophage mannose receptor 1-like isoform X2, producing the protein MYGNIESSQAGQGQMWELELSGGEACSDLCSTEENPYEPLDSAITVPSQKHVPDPPGTAWARARASSKGQNHAAVKASATRLCPNQGLAVTHPPSSASGCCSREKLVLVGTVALGVSVLMNVIFLAVGSQHTSCSFLLYNEDHRKCVEARGQQLMVTTCQPDATAQRFQWLQGGRLRGWGSQHCITATRGQSWAVVGLEPCRDDSELQRWECRDGGLLALVGYDLYFNYGNHPQHTVMLYTGNREWSRWVVHGSKDDVCSRSCCPPCSKGWTHFGKSCYFYSKTVSSWEKAQHFCSVLGMQLLEVDSPEEKDHIRTILQTSSWLGIRDEEVEGTWKRANGTILPRESSFWHRNEPNGGHQENCAVVREDGEWYDYPCTSQLPWVCEGHP; encoded by the exons ATGTACGGCAACATCGAGTCCAGCCAAGCCGGGCAGGGGCAAATGTGGGAGCTGGAGCTCAGCGGCGGGGAAG cctgcagcGACCTGTGCTCCACGGAGGAGAACCCGTACGAGCCCTTGGACTCCGCCATCACTGTGCCAAGCCAGAAGCACGTGCCTGACCCCCCAGGTACGGCATGGGCAAGGGCGAGAGCATCGTCAAAAGGACAAAACCACGCTGCGGTTAAAGCCAGTGCCACCCGGCTCTGCCCAAACCAGGGCCTGGCCGTCACTCACCCACCCTCCTCAGCGTCAGGGTGCTGCTCCAGGGAGAAGCTGGTGCTGGTGGGCACCGTGGCACTGGGTGTCTCGGTGCTGATGAACGTGATCTTTCTCGCTGTCGGCTCACAGCACA cctcctgctccttcctgctgTACAACGAAGACCACCGCAAGTGCGTGGAGGCCAGGGGGCAACAACTGATGGTGACGACGTGCCAGCCCGATGCCACGGCACAACGGTTCCAGTGGTTACAAGGGGGCCGGCTacggggctgggggagccagCACTGCATTACGGCAACCCGCGGGCAAAGCTGGGCAGTCGTGGGGCTGGAGCCGTGCCGGGACGACAGCGAGCTGCAGCGGTGGGAGTGCCGTGACGGCGGGCTATTGGCACTCGTTGGCTATGATCTCTACTTCAATTACGGCAACCACCCACAGCACACGGTGATGCTTTACACCGGGAACCGCGAGTGGAGCCGCTGGGTTGTCCACGGGAGCAAGGATGACGTCTGTTCCCGCTCCT GCTGTCCCCCTTGCTCCAAAGGCTGGACCCATTTTGGGAAGTCCTGCTATTTCTATTCCAAGACGGTGAGTTCCTGGGAGAAGGCCCAGCACTTCTGCTCGGTCCTGGGCATGCAGCTCCTGGAGGTGGACAGCCCCGAGGAGAAG GATCACATCCGGACCATACTGCAAACCTCCTCCTGGCTCGGCATCAGGGATGAAGAGGTCGAGGGTACCTGGAAGCGGGCAAACGGGACTATCCTACCCCGGGAAAGCAG CTTTTGGCACAGGAATGAGCCCAACGGCGGGCACCAGGAGAACTGTGCAGTGGTGAGGGAGGATGGCGAGTGGTACGACTATCCCTGCACGAGTCAACTCCCCTGGGTGTGTGAGGGACACCCCTGA
- the LOC126042436 gene encoding macrophage mannose receptor 1-like isoform X1: MYGNIESSQAGQGQMWELELSGGEACSDLCSTEENPYEPLDSAITVPSQKHVPDPPGTAWARARASSKGQNHAAVKASATRLCPNQGLAVTHPPSSASGCCSREKLVLVGTVALGVSVLMNVIFLAVGSQHIAALTEALEAEKVKKVPNVASCSFLLYNEDHRKCVEARGQQLMVTTCQPDATAQRFQWLQGGRLRGWGSQHCITATRGQSWAVVGLEPCRDDSELQRWECRDGGLLALVGYDLYFNYGNHPQHTVMLYTGNREWSRWVVHGSKDDVCSRSCCPPCSKGWTHFGKSCYFYSKTVSSWEKAQHFCSVLGMQLLEVDSPEEKDHIRTILQTSSWLGIRDEEVEGTWKRANGTILPRESSFWHRNEPNGGHQENCAVVREDGEWYDYPCTSQLPWVCEGHP, from the exons ATGTACGGCAACATCGAGTCCAGCCAAGCCGGGCAGGGGCAAATGTGGGAGCTGGAGCTCAGCGGCGGGGAAG cctgcagcGACCTGTGCTCCACGGAGGAGAACCCGTACGAGCCCTTGGACTCCGCCATCACTGTGCCAAGCCAGAAGCACGTGCCTGACCCCCCAGGTACGGCATGGGCAAGGGCGAGAGCATCGTCAAAAGGACAAAACCACGCTGCGGTTAAAGCCAGTGCCACCCGGCTCTGCCCAAACCAGGGCCTGGCCGTCACTCACCCACCCTCCTCAGCGTCAGGGTGCTGCTCCAGGGAGAAGCTGGTGCTGGTGGGCACCGTGGCACTGGGTGTCTCGGTGCTGATGAACGTGATCTTTCTCGCTGTCGGCTCACAGCACA TTGCAGCCCTGACGGAGGCGCTGGAGGCAGAGAAGGTGAAGAAGGTGCCGAATGTGG cctcctgctccttcctgctgTACAACGAAGACCACCGCAAGTGCGTGGAGGCCAGGGGGCAACAACTGATGGTGACGACGTGCCAGCCCGATGCCACGGCACAACGGTTCCAGTGGTTACAAGGGGGCCGGCTacggggctgggggagccagCACTGCATTACGGCAACCCGCGGGCAAAGCTGGGCAGTCGTGGGGCTGGAGCCGTGCCGGGACGACAGCGAGCTGCAGCGGTGGGAGTGCCGTGACGGCGGGCTATTGGCACTCGTTGGCTATGATCTCTACTTCAATTACGGCAACCACCCACAGCACACGGTGATGCTTTACACCGGGAACCGCGAGTGGAGCCGCTGGGTTGTCCACGGGAGCAAGGATGACGTCTGTTCCCGCTCCT GCTGTCCCCCTTGCTCCAAAGGCTGGACCCATTTTGGGAAGTCCTGCTATTTCTATTCCAAGACGGTGAGTTCCTGGGAGAAGGCCCAGCACTTCTGCTCGGTCCTGGGCATGCAGCTCCTGGAGGTGGACAGCCCCGAGGAGAAG GATCACATCCGGACCATACTGCAAACCTCCTCCTGGCTCGGCATCAGGGATGAAGAGGTCGAGGGTACCTGGAAGCGGGCAAACGGGACTATCCTACCCCGGGAAAGCAG CTTTTGGCACAGGAATGAGCCCAACGGCGGGCACCAGGAGAACTGTGCAGTGGTGAGGGAGGATGGCGAGTGGTACGACTATCCCTGCACGAGTCAACTCCCCTGGGTGTGTGAGGGACACCCCTGA